The Opitutales bacterium ASA1 genome window below encodes:
- a CDS encoding ABC transporter ATP-binding protein: protein MAAHDVPTGSERSRGGEVVGIAGLVHRFGAVTALDGIDLSIREGEFFGLLGPNGAGKSTLMSVLSGFLDASGGVVEIAGVRASRSDPAWRGMLGSVPQSIALYGELSAEQNLRIFGSLYGLGGRFLRERVAEMLAAVRLDDRKRARVKTFSGGMQRRLNIAAALLHRPRVLLCDEPTVGVDPQSRHAIFELLREVNRSGTTVVYSTHYMEEAQALCGRIAIIDHGRILRLGTVAELLRVLPFEEEISCRRDVGDALRGVFGAHGDVLETDERLVLRPRKEFRLSELFRDLEERNAPVEAVQLRRPSLEAVFLHLTGRNLRE from the coding sequence ATGGCGGCGCACGACGTTCCGACCGGATCTGAACGCTCCCGGGGAGGAGAGGTCGTCGGGATCGCGGGTTTGGTGCATCGCTTCGGGGCGGTTACGGCGCTCGATGGGATCGATCTGTCGATTCGCGAGGGCGAGTTCTTCGGTCTGTTGGGCCCGAATGGCGCCGGAAAGAGCACCTTGATGAGCGTGCTCTCCGGCTTTCTCGACGCGTCGGGAGGTGTCGTCGAAATTGCGGGGGTGCGTGCTTCGCGTAGTGATCCCGCCTGGCGCGGGATGTTGGGCTCGGTGCCGCAGTCGATCGCGCTCTACGGCGAGTTGTCCGCAGAACAGAACTTGAGGATCTTCGGGTCGCTCTACGGTCTCGGAGGGCGGTTCTTGCGGGAGCGCGTGGCGGAAATGCTCGCGGCAGTGCGGTTGGACGACCGCAAGCGGGCGCGGGTGAAGACCTTTTCCGGAGGGATGCAGAGGCGGTTGAACATCGCGGCGGCGTTGTTGCATCGACCCCGGGTGCTGTTGTGCGATGAGCCGACGGTGGGCGTGGATCCGCAGTCGCGCCATGCGATCTTCGAGCTGTTGCGCGAGGTGAACCGCTCCGGGACGACGGTGGTGTATTCCACGCACTACATGGAAGAGGCGCAGGCGTTGTGCGGGCGGATCGCGATCATCGATCACGGGCGAATCTTGCGGCTCGGGACGGTGGCCGAGTTGCTGCGGGTGCTGCCGTTCGAGGAAGAGATTTCGTGTAGGAGAGACGTCGGGGACGCGCTGCGTGGCGTCTTTGGGGCACACGGAGATGTGTTGGAGACCGACGAGCGGCTCGTGCTGCGTCCACGGAAAGAGTTCCGGTTGTCGGAGCTGTTCCGCGACTTGGAGGAGCGGAACGCGCCGGTAGAGGCGGTGCAACTGCGGCGTCCCTCTTTGGAAGCGGTGTTTTTGCACCTCACGGGGAGGAATTTGCGCGAATGA
- a CDS encoding ABC transporter permease, producing the protein MRAVWALLRKDLILFFNEPVAVALAFAVPLALIYIFGAVFGGGAEGVRAGAVTLAVVDVSGTPRGAAVAASLAAEPAFAIRSRQDDDGTDASVRRRIESGEIRFAVVLEAAEDEGAGVRVRLLQNPRNAIETALVGGLVERAVWRAATGPMPAPAVVEQETVVGEQVREPGPTRNVGGWAMMFLMFSLSSSAASLFEEKRAGLFLRLLAAPVRRTHILWSKFWCGTLIGVAQLLVLFGAGSLMYDIEVVAHLPALVVVATAAAAACTSFGMLLAAVARSQAVASGLATFLILTMSAVGGAWFPVSMMPEFLQAAARLTIVYWAMEGFLGVLWQGRGVWEVAPVVGVLSGMALGLNLVSAWWFRRGTMFR; encoded by the coding sequence ATGAGGGCGGTGTGGGCGCTTTTGCGGAAGGACTTGATCCTGTTCTTCAACGAGCCGGTGGCCGTGGCGCTGGCGTTCGCGGTGCCGCTGGCCCTGATCTACATCTTCGGTGCCGTGTTCGGAGGTGGAGCGGAAGGGGTGCGTGCAGGAGCAGTCACGCTCGCGGTGGTGGACGTGAGTGGAACGCCGCGCGGGGCCGCAGTGGCGGCGAGTCTGGCGGCGGAACCGGCTTTCGCGATCCGGAGTAGGCAGGACGACGACGGGACGGACGCCAGTGTGCGGCGAAGGATCGAATCGGGTGAGATTCGCTTCGCCGTGGTGCTCGAGGCGGCGGAAGACGAGGGCGCAGGCGTGCGGGTGCGGCTGTTGCAGAATCCGCGCAATGCGATCGAGACGGCACTCGTGGGGGGCTTGGTCGAGCGGGCGGTATGGCGAGCGGCGACGGGACCGATGCCGGCACCTGCAGTCGTGGAACAAGAGACGGTGGTCGGCGAGCAGGTGCGTGAGCCCGGGCCGACGCGCAACGTCGGTGGATGGGCGATGATGTTCTTGATGTTTTCGCTCTCTTCGTCGGCGGCTTCGTTGTTCGAGGAGAAGCGGGCGGGTCTGTTCTTGCGGCTGCTGGCGGCGCCGGTGCGAAGGACGCACATTCTTTGGAGCAAGTTCTGGTGCGGTACGTTGATCGGGGTCGCGCAGTTGCTCGTGCTCTTCGGCGCGGGGAGTCTGATGTACGACATCGAGGTGGTCGCGCATCTGCCGGCGTTGGTGGTGGTGGCGACGGCGGCGGCGGCGGCATGCACTTCGTTCGGCATGCTGTTGGCGGCGGTGGCGCGGAGTCAGGCGGTGGCCAGCGGGCTGGCGACGTTTCTGATTCTGACCATGAGTGCGGTCGGCGGCGCGTGGTTTCCGGTCTCGATGATGCCCGAGTTTTTGCAGGCGGCGGCACGGCTCACGATCGTGTATTGGGCGATGGAGGGATTTCTCGGGGTCCTCTGGCAGGGGCGCGGTGTGTGGGAGGTCGCGCCGGTGGTGGGCGTGCTCTCGGGAATGGCGCTCGGGCTCAATCTCGTGAGTGCGTGG